A DNA window from Impatiens glandulifera chromosome 7, dImpGla2.1, whole genome shotgun sequence contains the following coding sequences:
- the LOC124944646 gene encoding phosphatidylinositol 4-phosphate 5-kinase 6-like — protein sequence MSHGHRQWSMVRVKDDRFQGGGAGGGGASSKEKKPFWSRMSKELGGIVKSIDVNVRKSQTPSTKRINSIQQTMSVSDDLVAADEDEQQHQAASSSSSSSSMKVLENGDLYSGQMSTDHLPHGQGKYLWTDGCMYMGEWQKGKIIGKGRFSWPSGATYEGEFKSGYMDGTGTYTGGEGTYKGNWVSNLKHGKGTKNYANGDYYDGDWRRGLQEGQGRYHWKNGNHYIGQWKFGSMNGNGTMIWTNGNRYDGSWEDGLPKGNGTFRWADGSFYVGVWSKELKDQNGTFYTSDSDTGCQGWDPQSIFTDDLSSCMVCQSEKVNLLPSQKVLDWPGGGERTLTKQRRTSVDGGRMSNASVFSSGLADGDAAAGAGESDDDDNDDEGARIRTGLPSSRRLLPPISVKASKRPGETISKGHKNYDLMLNLQLGIRHSVARPAPSSSLDLKPSAFDPKEKVWTKFPPEGSKNTPPHQSLDFRWKDYCPLVFRTLRKLFVVDAADYMLSLCGNDALRELSSPGKSGSFFYLTNDDKYMIKTMKKAECKVLIRMLPAYYNHVRSFQNTLVTRFFGLHCVKLTGTAQKKVRFVIMGNLFCTEYAIHRRFDLKGSSLGRNTDKPESEIDGSTTLKDLDLNYIFRLQKSWYQEFCKQVDRDCELLEQERIMDYSLLVGLHFREVTPEPGLTTTASGHRTPTGSYLKVLHLSSILYESNQSIYRISGSKSGGRTPPRLSKAEMDRKLSEPNKSLSTFTLGINMSARAEQMVRKSGNELQLIGEPTGDYYEVIMFFGIIDILQDYDISKKLEHAYKSFQYDATSISAVDPKQYAKRFRDFIFKVFAADDS from the exons ATGTCACATGGTCATCGTCAATGGAGCATGGTCAGGGTTAAAGATGACAGATTTCAAGGCGGTGGTGCCGGCGGCGGCGGCGCAAGTTCTAAGGAAAAAAAACCCTTTTGGTCTCGCATGAGCAAAGAGTTAGGCGGAATCGTTAAATCCATTGATGTAAACGTAAGAAAATCTCAAACGCCTTCAACTAAGAGAATAAACAGCATACAACAAACAATGTCAGTTTCTGACGACCTCGTCGCCGCCGACGAAGATGAACAACAACATCAAGCAGCATCGTCTTCCTCGTCCTCCTCGTCGATGAAGGTCCTCGAAAATGGCGACCTATACAGCGGACAGATGTCTACAGACCATCTCCCACACGGCCAAGGTAAATACCTCTGGACAGACGGTTGTATGTACATGGGCGAATGGCAAAAGGGGAAAATCATCGGTAAAGGTAGATTCAGTTGGCCCTCTGGAGCCACCTACGAAGGTGAATTCAAGAGCGGTTATATGGACGGAACTGGTACTTACACCGGCGGTGAAGGAACTTATAAAGGAAACTGGGTTTCCAATCTAAAACACGGCAAAGGCACCAAAAACTACGCCAACGGCGATTACTACGACGGCGACTGGCGACGAGGCTTACAAGAAGGTCAGGGAAGATACCATTGGAAAAACGGTAACCATTACATCGGACAATGGAAGTTCGGCTCGATGAACGGAAACGGAACGATGATATGGACCAACGGAAATCGGTACGACGGGAGTTGGGAAGATGGGTTGCCCAAGGGAAATGGAACTTTCCGGTGGGCTGACGGGAGTTTCTACGTCGGAGTATGGAGTAAAGAGCTTAAGGATCAGAATGGGACGTTTTATACGTCGGATTCTGATACGGGTTGTCAGGGTTGGGATCCTCAAAGTATATTTACAGATGATTTGAGCAGTTGTATGGTTTGTCAATCGGAGAAGGTCAATCTTTTGCCGTCACAGAAAGTTCTGGATTGGCCTGGCGGAGGAGAAAGAACACTTACCAAACAGAGGAGAACGTCGGTGGACGGCGGAAGGATGAGTAATGCTAGTGTTTTCAGTTCAGGACTTGCCGATGGAGATGCGGCGGCGGGGGCGGGAGAGAGCGATGACGACGACAACGACGATGAAGGGGCAAGAATTCGAACGGGTTTGCCGTCGTCTAGAAGATTGTTGCCGCCTATTAGTGTTAAGGCTTCAAAGAGACCAGGTGAAACCATTTCAAAAGGACATAAGAATTATGATCTTATGCTTAATCTGCAGCTTGGGATAAG ACATTCAGTCGCGAGACCTGCTCCGTCGTCCTCGCTCGATCTGAAGCCTTCGGCTTTCGATCCGAAAGAAAAGGTTTGGACGAAATTTCCACCCGAAGGTTCGAAAAATACACCGCCCCACCAATCTCTTGATTTCAGATGGAAGGATTATTGTCCATTGGTTTTCAG gACATTAAGGAAATTGTTTGTGGTAGATGCAGCTGATTACATGTTGTCCCTCTGCGGAAACGATGCCCTTCGTGAGCTTTCATCTCCCGGAAAAAGTGGCAGCTTCTTTTACTTGACTAACGACGACAAATACATGATCAAGACTATGAAGAAAGCGGAATGTAAA GTGCTCATAAGAATGCTTCCTGCTTACTACAACCACGTCCGATCTTTTCAAAACACGTTAGTCACGAGATTCTTCGGTCTCCATTGCGTAAAACTAACAGGTACTGCCCAAAAGAAG GTTCGGTTTGTTATAATGGGAAACCTGTTCTGCACTGAGTACGCAATTCATAGGCGGTTTGACCTGAAAGGCTCTTCTTTGGGGAGAAATACAGATAAACCCGAATCTGAGATCGATGGTTCTACGACTCTTAAAGACCTCGACCTCAATTATATCTTCCGGTTACAGAAGTCTTGGTATCAAGAATTCTGCAA GCAAGTGGACAGAGATTGTGAGCTTCTCGAGCAGGAGAGGATTATGGATTACAGCCTCCTGGTTGGACTTCACTTTCGGGAAGTCACTCCCGAGCCAGGGCTTACAACCACTGCCTCTGGACATCGGACTCCTACAGGTTCATATCTCAAAGTTCTACATCTTTCTTCCATCCTTTATGAAAGCAATCAATCTATCTATCGCATTTCAGGGTCCAAAAGTGGAGGACGCACCCCTCCTCGGCTTTCAAAAGCAGAGATGGATAGAAAGTTGTCGGAGCCTAATAAGAg TTTGTCAACGTTCACCTTAGGCATTAACATGTCAGCCCGTGCTGAACAAATGGTAAGAAAAAGCGGTAACGAGCTCCAACTAATAGGCGAACCAACAGGAGACTACTACGAAGTGATAATGTTCTTTGGCATAATAGACATTCTTCAGGATTACGACATAAGTAAGAAGTTGGAGCATGCCTACAAATCATTTCAATACGACGCCACTTCAATCTCAGCCGTCGATCCCAAACAATATGCAAAACGGTTCAGGGATTTCATTTTCAAAGTATTCGCAGCTGACGACAGTTAG
- the LOC124944644 gene encoding uncharacterized protein LOC124944644 isoform X2, with amino-acid sequence MSAGMAITSSWISGTILVHSSASPLTILSPCSCSSSGPRVICRSQVGPPTGLKLILHDALDSSGFDTTHVRAAREGFCGQIRDFSSIERETSIVINRGVDLGKTALYIAAEDDSLISHSSVPLPVEAFIDRLDDHSMQFCSHYSSNFRSSSPEEFFKYLEIYLYIDKGFRRSSSRNPLEQRALYLPSVLTHRVGSSVMLSLVYSEILKTLRLWGMLTFDVEIFFPHDSQGLPKGYLKKKSLESHQPHILTSEALLIRTLRDLKNAFWPFQFDSSNRSLFLRAADAADNSREHEDSAFRLASAKAAQHRLDRGVWTSVRLGDMKRALSGNKRLWRSTLSLWVLRGIHGISQTLFQFKVC; translated from the exons ATGAGTGCAGGAATGGCCATCACTTCTTCGTGGATTTCAGGAACGATTCTCGTCCATTCATCCGCATCGCCATTGACGATACTATCTCCTTGCTCATGTTCTTCTTCGGGCCCCCGCGTGATTTGTCGATCACAAGTAGGACCACCTACTGGACTCAAGCTAATACTGCACGATGCACTCGACTCATCAGGATTCGATACAACGCATGTCAGG GCAGCAAGAGAGGGCTTCTGTGGGCAGATTCGAGATTTCTCGAGTATCGAAAGGGAAACGAGCATTGTAATTAATAGAGGAGTAGACCTAGGGAAAACAGCTCTTTATATTGCTGCAGAAGATGATTCCCTAATTTCACATTCTTCTGTCCCACTTCCTGTGGAAGCATTCATTGATAGATTGGATGATCATTCTATGCAATTCTGTTCTCATTATAGCTCTAATTTCAGATCTTCTTCACCTGAAGAATTTTTTAAGTATCTGGAGATATACTTGTACATAGACAAG GGTTTTAGGAGGAGTAGTTCGAGAAATCCATTGGAGCAACGTGCACTTTATCTTCCTTCG GTGTTGACTCACAGAGTAGGTTCTTCAGTGATGTTGTCCCTTGTGTACTCAGAGATTCTGAAAACGCTTCGATTATGGGGAATGTTGACTTTTGATGTTGAGATCTTCTTTCCTCATGATTCTCAAGGTTTGCCAAAGGGTTATCTTAAGAAGAAAAGCTTGGAATCTCATCAACCTCATATTTTGACTTCAGAGGCTTTATTAATAAGG ACGCTGAGGGATCTTAAGAATGCTTTCTGGCCATTTCAATTCGATAGCAGCAATAGAAGTTTGTTTTTACGAGCTGCAGATGCTGCTGATAACTCTCGAGAACATGAAGATAG TGCCTTTAGGTTGGCATCTGCAAAGGCTGCACAGCATAGGCTAGACCGTGGCGTTTGGACTAGTGTACGTTTAGGAGATATGAAACGTGCTCTATCCG GAAATAAGAGATTATGGCGCTCTACTTTATCACTGTGGGTTTTACGAGGAATCCATGGAATATCTCAAACATTATTCCAATTCAAAGTTTGTTAG
- the LOC124944644 gene encoding uncharacterized protein LOC124944644 isoform X1, with translation MSAGMAITSSWISGTILVHSSASPLTILSPCSCSSSGPRVICRSQVGPPTGLKLILHDALDSSGFDTTHVRAAREGFCGQIRDFSSIERETSIVINRGVDLGKTALYIAAEDDSLISHSSVPLPVEAFIDRLDDHSMQFCSHYSSNFRSSSPEEFFKYLEIYLYIDKGFRRSSSRNPLEQRALYLPSVLTHRVGSSVMLSLVYSEILKTLRLWGMLTFDVEIFFPHDSQGLPKGYLKKKSLESHQPHILTSEALLIRTLRDLKNAFWPFQFDSSNRSLFLRAADAADNSREHEDSAFRLASAKAAQHRLDRGVWTSVRLGDMKRALSACEHLILMNVDMKEIRDYGALLYHCGFYEESMEYLKHYSNSKFVRSSDSISIEEDEAVEKLIARLNLVAMEVGWTRSSSVKHFLTRNSEPW, from the exons ATGAGTGCAGGAATGGCCATCACTTCTTCGTGGATTTCAGGAACGATTCTCGTCCATTCATCCGCATCGCCATTGACGATACTATCTCCTTGCTCATGTTCTTCTTCGGGCCCCCGCGTGATTTGTCGATCACAAGTAGGACCACCTACTGGACTCAAGCTAATACTGCACGATGCACTCGACTCATCAGGATTCGATACAACGCATGTCAGG GCAGCAAGAGAGGGCTTCTGTGGGCAGATTCGAGATTTCTCGAGTATCGAAAGGGAAACGAGCATTGTAATTAATAGAGGAGTAGACCTAGGGAAAACAGCTCTTTATATTGCTGCAGAAGATGATTCCCTAATTTCACATTCTTCTGTCCCACTTCCTGTGGAAGCATTCATTGATAGATTGGATGATCATTCTATGCAATTCTGTTCTCATTATAGCTCTAATTTCAGATCTTCTTCACCTGAAGAATTTTTTAAGTATCTGGAGATATACTTGTACATAGACAAG GGTTTTAGGAGGAGTAGTTCGAGAAATCCATTGGAGCAACGTGCACTTTATCTTCCTTCG GTGTTGACTCACAGAGTAGGTTCTTCAGTGATGTTGTCCCTTGTGTACTCAGAGATTCTGAAAACGCTTCGATTATGGGGAATGTTGACTTTTGATGTTGAGATCTTCTTTCCTCATGATTCTCAAGGTTTGCCAAAGGGTTATCTTAAGAAGAAAAGCTTGGAATCTCATCAACCTCATATTTTGACTTCAGAGGCTTTATTAATAAGG ACGCTGAGGGATCTTAAGAATGCTTTCTGGCCATTTCAATTCGATAGCAGCAATAGAAGTTTGTTTTTACGAGCTGCAGATGCTGCTGATAACTCTCGAGAACATGAAGATAG TGCCTTTAGGTTGGCATCTGCAAAGGCTGCACAGCATAGGCTAGACCGTGGCGTTTGGACTAGTGTACGTTTAGGAGATATGAAACGTGCTCTATCCG CATGCGAACATCTTATCTTGATGAACGTTGATATGAAGGAAATAAGAGATTATGGCGCTCTACTTTATCACTGTGGGTTTTACGAGGAATCCATGGAATATCTCAAACATTATTCCAATTCAAAGTTTGTTAGATCATCTGATTCAATCAGCATCGAGGAAGATGAAGCTGTTGAGAAATTAATAGCCCGATTGAACCTTGTGGCTATGGAGGTTGGTTGGACGAGGTCCTCATCTGTCAAACACTTCCTCACTAGAAACTCCGAACCCTGGTGA
- the LOC124945833 gene encoding F-box protein SKIP5, whose product MEGKHKLMRFSNDFSRINSLDDDCLMHIFSFLSPIPDRYNTALVCHKWLYLACHPRLWLRVDRTTKDLSQRGVFPDIKMAVSAARPGDTILIAPGGTHLASDIQIDKPLCLIGGGDVADDTTLTCSRGADSALEFLTTCKLSNLTVKVELGCCLLHRGGRLIVDGCILQCESNPLDYLSCAIISTAKQQPQPTISSSLIKAGLGAGVSVSRTRIEAGTSTKVVSTNGSLTLQHVRVIYAKTSVFFWFNVEPPPLITVR is encoded by the exons ATGGAGGGGAAGCATAAGCTGATGCGATTCTCAAATGACTTTTCAAGAATCAATTCTTTAGATGACGATTGTCTTATGCACATCTTCAGCTTCTTATCGCCAATTCCAG ATCGGTATAACACCGCCCTTGTTTGCCACAAATGGCTTTATTTGGCATGTCACCCTCGTCTATGGCTGCGTGTGGATCGGACTACTAAAGACTTATCTCAGCGCGGAGTTTTCCCTGATATCAAAATGGCTGTGTCTGCGGCCAG GCCTGGTGATACTATTCTGATTGCCCCTGGAGGAACTCACCTTGCTTCTGATATCCAGATTGACAAGCCGCTTTGCCTG ATTGGTGGAGGTGATGTGGCAGATGATACAACACTTACATGTTCACGTGGTGCTGACAG TGCACTGGAGTTCCTCACTACCTGCAAGCTTTCGAACTTGACAGTAAAAGTAGAACTCGGTTGCTGCTTGCTCCACCGAGGTGGTAGGCTGATTGTTGACGGATGCATCCTTCAATGTGAGTCCAACCCATTGGACTACCTTTCATGTGCAATCATCAGCACAGCAAAACAACAACCTCAGCCGacaatctcttcttccttaatTAAGGCGGGACTTGGAGCTGGAGTGTCTGTTTCCAGAACTCGAATTGAAGCTGGCACTAGCACTAAGGTGGTATCCACCAATGGATCCTTGACTTTGCAGCATGTTCGAGTTATTTATGCGAAAACCTCCGTTTTCTTCTGGTTTAATGTTGAGCCGCCCCCACTTATTACTGTAAGGTAG